The genomic stretch CAGCTTGGTGAAGTGGTGCCACGCAGGTGTGCCCTCATCCTGCTGGACTTGGAGGAACCACAGCCAGGCATCATCTGCCAAATTACAGGAAGTCAGCTACACCTTTTCTTCCTCCATGATGCACTCTCGGTTGAAGTACGTCTCGCATTGGTTGACGAAGGCGAGAGGATTAAATTTCCCATAAAATTGAGGAAAATCCATCTGGAATTATGGCATacatgtggtggtggtggtagggCGCCggtgggtggtggtggtggaggagatgGCGCGACGGTTGGGAACGTGGAGCAGAACGATGAGTATCGCCAGACTTGTGATACCAGATGTAATGATGTTGGCTATTTtgagataactaggccttatgttttgccaagagcttgagagattgagggagactagaattgtttcttcataatttATTGCTTAGTTATATCAATAGAGTCTACAGATATTTATATCCCTTCTACTTCACCTCCTTTGCTAAATAACCTATCTAGGACTAATATAAATTGTAAATATAAAGATAACTAAACTTATAAAAATAACTAGGTCGAACTATCACCCCGTCGGTCCTGGCAGCGTGTTGGCTGCCTATGACATAGGAGTCAATTGAACTGAGCGGTTTTCCTCACAATCTTTCGTGCTTGCCTCCGCCAACAGGTTTCTAATTTAGAAAGGGTTCAAATCATGTCTTCTTAAGCATCTCAATGAGAAGACCATCCCTGCATCTCAGTACTGTAATTTGTTATTAGTAAATATCATTAGAAAATCTTGCATAATTTTTAAGCCCTGATATATGCAACTTCGTTTGTAGAAACAATCAGATGGCATGTTCTGTCTTGTAGCAGTATTTTGGTACAACAACATTTTGATCATCAAGCAGTGCTCTCCGTCAAGTTGTTTCCCTAGATTGAATATTGTGCACACAGATATATACCCCTAAATCGATTGGATGTTGATGATACTTGGCTGGCAACATCATGCAAGGTCGGAAATTGTGTTTGTTCTTCTTACAGTTGTTTTTGTTCCATACAATATACTTAATGAAAAATGGGACAATTACTGAGTTGTTGTAGAATCTTTGTGATGTGTTTTTCTTGTGCTTGTTAGTGTTTGCAATATTAAATCTAGATGGAATGAAATATGTTCTTTCATTTGCTTATCACTTGACAAGAGTCTTTTGGTTAGAGAGACGCCAGATATATTAGCACTCACTGGACTTGCAGTTTGAAGAGCGCCCTAATTTAAGCTAACAATGtgactttgtatgttttatttttacaaactttatcttgtttttattttttccgtAGTGTTAGCACATACATACAACTAGTTTATCTTCAATGGGACAGTACCAATGGCAAGTACAGTATTGGTTTTAAATGAGAGAAATAATGATTATATTTATTAGTTCATTGTAAATTAGTAAATGGAACATTTTTTGTATAATTTATTAAGGTTGTATATTTTTTATTGAAGCTAGAAACCTTTGTCACTATAACATAGAACAACTTCATAATCTAGAACATTTTTCTCATAAAACTATAACAACTTTCTTGAACAAGAAATAACTTCATTTTTGTGACAATTTCCAAGTGAACGTGAATTGTTTTTATGCTAAATATTTTGCAATGGTTCCTATGAACTAGAAATATTATTATGCTCAATAAAAATGATATGGATTtgataaaaaaaatgtttttgtTGCACCGACAAGGACTACTAAAGAGCATCAACACTTTGATACCTCTTGACAAAACTAAGTCTTTATATTGCTCTCTTTGCATTCTACATTTTAATTTCTAAGAATTTTTATCCTAGAGTAGGATTAAAACTTAGGTTGCGAAACACTTTTATATGAGCAATTCAGTTACTTTGATATGTTTAATGCAAAAAAATTGTAAAGCCCAATTCAAACCACCTATTATTGGGAGTATTATCCTTTCAAGAAGTGTAGACATTTTGATAATAATGAAGAATAAAGTAAAGGTACATAACGGCATTAAACCTATAGGAAGCTCCAATCAAAGACAAAGGTATATGAGTTGAAATGGCAGATCTCGTTATGAGAGCAAGAGCAAAAAAAAAGCCGTGACATGACAGGATAGGAGCAAATATAGGCACCATGAGACAATTTTGCATTTAAAATAATAGTTCAAAATAACAACAATACATAAAAACAACTAGGGATGTTGCCAATCTCACTTGCGACTACGACTAGATGTCCTTATGGAACAAATAATTTTTCTTATAGATAGAACATTTTTCACTTACCCCTTTGCAGgagaatatttttatttataaaaataactaaAGGTACGACCCATTTTCCTTCCCAATTGCATATGCAATAGATAACTTCCACGTAGAAAAGTGCGCATAAAACATAATTACCATGCTTCAAGCTATGGGATAGTCTAGATCTAGATATTCCACATGATAAGCACATGCAAGTTTCTATAAACATAAATAGTGTAGAAAGTTGCTACCATAAAAGCCATAGAGACTTATAGATTATAGTGTTCATGACATTCATACCAAGCTATTGTGAGTGAGTTACCAAACCCAAAGAAGTGGCCATCACTTTGTTTAGTGTGTCAATGTTACATGGGTTGTTTAGAGTTTATGAGTGCAGGAGCCTTATTTAGTAGTGAATGAAGTTGTTAAAACTATGTTcatatattattttattttaagatAGTTAAACATAATTCTAAAGAAATGAGAAAATACTACACACCTAATATTAATGTTTTGCCACTATAGGAAACTAACTCGACCTCGTAATCTTAGCTATGGTTTTTAATCTTAATCTACTTAATTACATAGATTACCTCAAACACACAAGTGCGTCGTGGTCCTCGTGGAGCCAGAGACAATGAAGGAAATATGAGAGTGAAAAAAATACAGACTTGACTTAATAATATCTCTTATCCTGTTCTCACTATTTCATCCCATTTGAAGTTCAGTCTCCCAAGACAAGTGGTGATAATTAGGTATGCATTTTAAACGCAATGTCTAGCCGACAAACATGGTAGTGTAAGTGAAAGCAGCGACTCAATGCTAGAGGTGAATAATTAGGGGTATTTGTTTGTGGGTGTTAAAGTTCAAcagatactgtagtatttttgtattatttgaaaattagtgtccaatcatggactaattaggctcaaaagattcatctcgtaaattactctttatctatgtttttagtttcgtaaataatctacatttagtactccatgcatatgtccaaacatttgatgtgacgaacgATAAACTTTACAAAGAGCAACCAAACGGGGCCAAAATATTCTCTACAATAATCTTCAAAAccaaattaataaataaaatattataaaTAGCAAAAGGCTCAACCGAAGCCAAACTAGCCGTTAGTACAAGCTGCCTTAGCCAACTTTAACGATCGACCCCACGTGGATGTCAGGGATGTCAAACCCAGTTCaaaccatttttttttttgctaaagaGCTGCATAAATAGTTAATTGCTCTTCCTCTCTTATAAAATAAAACTAACTTATGTGTTACTTCTAGATATATAAGCTCCTTGACTAGTTCACATTGTCCTTGTAGCCATAAACAAGCACAAGCGTAGAAACAATGTCACGCCCAAAATTTCTATATTTGGGTTGTgtatagaaaacactaaataaaATAAAGGATTTAAGATTTaatacttagatagattattgATAATTTGGATAGGAGAAATATGATTCTCTTAAATATGTTTGTTGCATTTATGCCTCTGCATTTAATTTTATTCCATGAAAAATGATTGCCAAAGTTCATTAGATGCAAATCAGTCTTGctctatttatgaaataaaatatttaaatttTAATTGAAAACAAGTTCAAAATGTTATTTATAAAAGTTAGTATCAAATTTCATTTTACATAATATTTTGAAAGAATTTTGATACAAGTTTGTTTTAAAAAGAGTTGATTTTGAGCTTCAAATGAATTTACAAACaaagaaataaagaaataaactccctatctctccctctctcttagCAAAATCCGGCATAGTCTCCCTCGTGCCCTCTCCCTCCTCTCTTCTCAAGCCGAGCCCACCCCCTCACCCGTGCCTCCCTTCCTCCCATTTCAGGGCCACGCAATAACCCATCCTCTGTAGCAGAAAGCCACCAGCACCCCACCAGGCCTCTCGCTGTCTGACGGTGACGGACACCAGCTACTAGCCGAGCTGAGcccttcccctctctctgcCATTTGGGCACCGTACcgcccctcccccccccccccccccccccccctgttGCATCCATCCCAGCTCGATTGCATGCTAACTGGTAGACTTCCCGGACTGCGCGGctaataggccttgtttaattccaaaattttttggaaaatcgatattgtagcactttcatttgtatttgacaaatattatccaattatagactaactagacttaaaaaatttgtctcgtcaattccgaccaaactgtaaaattagtttttattttcgtttatatttaatacttcatgcacacgtctaaagatttgatgtgctgaaaaattttgcaaaattttttagaaactaaacaaggccttagttggagTTAATACCTTATTGGTCTCATGCCAGATAAGGACCGGAGGGGGTCTCTGAAAGCTTCAATTTATCTtaagtcaaaatttttaaactttaactaaatttctaaaaaaatactaagatctagtatcaaattagtattattagatttgtCAAAGAACATAATCttataaaatactcattttataTTAACATATTAatgttttttctataaagttcgTTAAACTCTTAAAAGTTTAACTAGCACGGATACTAGAAATTAAATTTATTAAGGATAGAGAAAGTAATTAATAAGGTGGAGTACTAGACAAAATCACCACTAGGACCCTCGGTAGAACAGCCAGATGTGTGGATAGGATTATTAGCAAGATGATGACAGTGGGAACCAAGAATAATTGCTACCAGACGAAATGCAAATAATTATATTAAAGATAGTTCGATACATTTAACAATCTAATTTATAGATAAATAAGATAAGATAAAAAAGTGAACACAACTGCAAGCAGATAATGATAAGGTAGTCCTAACATCACGAACAACAATCCAACAAGAGCACAAAGATGACAACAAcgttccatgcatgcatgcattcatcAGTAGGCCAAGACCTTCTCTCCGAGCTTGTAAGACACGTACGCATCGATGCATGCATACCGGATCTGTGCCTCCTCGAGGTCATGCTTCTCCCAGTTGCTCATGGTGACACCGCGTGGCTTCTCCATGAACAGCCCCAGCACCTCCTCTGCGTAGCCCTTGAGCCCCAGCCTCCTCCCCACTCCAGTGTAGCGGCCCAGGTAGTCGTTGCAGCGGCTTTCCAAGTCAACGTGCGCCGCGCACGTGAGCCCGTAGTCGGCGTCCAGCTTCGCCACGTCCTCGccgacgccgatgccgacgaacAGCACGTCGGGGTCGGCGAGGAAGCTCCTGACGGACGCCGGGACGCGGTCGACGTAGAGGAGCTGGAGGACGAGGCAGCGGGTGCCGGCGCAGAGCTGGAGGATGGCCACCTTGGAGGTCGTCCAGCTGCGGTAGTTGGGCTTCCACTCGCAGTCCAGGCCGACGATGAGACGGGCGCCACGCGGGTTCGCCGCGCGCACGGTGCGGACCCAGTCGTCGGCGACCGCCGCGTCGCGGGTCACGGTGGTGTCGATCATGGCGGAGCCGAAGTGGACGGTGAGGCGAGTGGTGGCGGAGCTGTTGGAACGACCACCAAACATATTGTCGTAGCTGCTAGTGGACTAAGAAATTGCTCTCTACGTACGGCTTTGTATAATTGTATTGTACTGTGAGTAAGGGTATGCTACGGAGCTCCCGTATTTATATACTGGTGTGAACTACGCGTGCATGCACGAGCTGATTGGTCCGTCGTCTGAGTGATTAATGTTTGGTGACAGGAATAAAACATTTCGTCAATTTGGAGGAGCGTCCAAAAACAATCCCAAAGAGTCGTCGTCATTTAATTTTTTGCATGTTACCGAGCGAGGCAGTAA from Sorghum bicolor cultivar BTx623 chromosome 3, Sorghum_bicolor_NCBIv3, whole genome shotgun sequence encodes the following:
- the LOC8078171 gene encoding Werner Syndrome-like exonuclease, translating into MFGGRSNSSATTRLTVHFGSAMIDTTVTRDAAVADDWVRTVRAANPRGARLIVGLDCEWKPNYRSWTTSKVAILQLCAGTRCLVLQLLYVDRVPASVRSFLADPDVLFVGIGVGEDVAKLDADYGLTCAAHVDLESRCNDYLGRYTGVGRRLGLKGYAEEVLGLFMEKPRGVTMSNWEKHDLEEAQIRYACIDAYVSYKLGEKVLAY